The following are from one region of the Variovorax sp. V213 genome:
- a CDS encoding branched-chain amino acid ABC transporter substrate-binding protein, whose amino-acid sequence MSRAIKSVAFCAMLLSATASFAQKGETVKVAWLDPLSGLMAAVGTNQLKTTQFVVEEFNKKNISGVKFELIAIDNKLSPQETTSALRSAMDQGARYVMQGNGSGPALAIIDALEKHNARNPGKELVYINYAAVDPDLTNSKCSYWHFRLDADTSMKMEALTTFMKDQPAIKKVYILGQNYAHGQQVSKFAKQNLKDKRPDIEIVGDDLHPLAQVRDFAPYIAKIKASGADSVITGNWGSDLALLIKSANDSGLNVKFYTYYAYGTGAPTAMGAGADGRVYVVGYGHYNMGGDIQRIMGEYKKKMNDDMVQTSIYHAFAMLDTAFDRARSTDPVKVAATMDGMKFKSFNGEVEMRKADHQLQQGLFITKWQKAGGKFPYDAENTGYTMAPVKYYESYVASTPTTCQMKRP is encoded by the coding sequence ATGTCCCGTGCTATCAAGTCAGTAGCTTTCTGTGCAATGCTGCTCAGCGCCACAGCCTCTTTCGCCCAGAAGGGCGAGACCGTCAAGGTCGCCTGGCTCGACCCGCTGTCCGGCCTGATGGCGGCGGTGGGTACCAACCAGCTGAAGACCACGCAATTCGTGGTCGAGGAGTTCAACAAGAAGAACATCTCCGGCGTGAAGTTCGAGCTCATCGCCATCGACAACAAGCTGAGCCCGCAGGAAACCACCAGCGCGCTGCGTTCGGCCATGGACCAGGGCGCGCGCTATGTGATGCAGGGCAACGGTTCCGGCCCCGCGCTGGCCATCATCGATGCGCTCGAAAAGCACAATGCCCGCAACCCGGGCAAGGAACTGGTCTACATCAACTACGCGGCGGTCGACCCAGACCTCACCAACAGCAAGTGCAGCTACTGGCACTTCCGCCTCGACGCGGACACGTCCATGAAGATGGAGGCGCTGACCACCTTCATGAAGGACCAGCCCGCGATCAAGAAGGTCTACATCCTCGGCCAGAACTACGCGCACGGCCAGCAGGTCTCGAAGTTCGCCAAGCAGAACCTGAAGGACAAGCGCCCCGACATCGAAATCGTCGGCGACGACCTGCACCCGCTCGCGCAGGTGCGCGACTTCGCACCCTACATCGCCAAGATCAAGGCCTCGGGCGCCGATTCGGTCATCACCGGCAACTGGGGCTCCGACCTGGCGCTGCTGATCAAGTCGGCCAACGACTCGGGACTGAACGTCAAGTTCTACACCTACTATGCCTACGGCACCGGGGCGCCGACGGCCATGGGCGCCGGCGCCGACGGCCGCGTGTACGTGGTGGGCTACGGCCACTACAACATGGGCGGCGACATCCAGCGGATCATGGGCGAGTACAAGAAGAAGATGAACGACGACATGGTTCAGACGTCGATCTATCACGCCTTCGCGATGCTCGACACCGCGTTCGACAGGGCCCGCTCCACCGATCCCGTGAAGGTGGCGGCAACCATGGATGGCATGAAGTTCAAGAGCTTCAACGGCGAAGTCGAAATGCGCAAGGCCGACCACCAGCTGCAGCAGGGCCTGTTCATCACCAAGTGGCAAAAAGCGGGTGGCAAGTTCCCCTACGACGCCGAGAACACGGGTTACACGATGGCGCCGGTGAAGTATTACGAATCGTATGTGGCAAGCACGCCGACCACCTGCCAGATGAAGCGCCCGTAG